The Ochrobactrum sp. BTU1 region CGGTCGCAAAAACCAGCTCCGACCAGTTTAGCACCACGCCATTATCAAGCGTGACTGTCTTGTCAGTCAGAGACACATGCTCAACTGTGTGCCCGAATAGCATCTCAATATTATTATCGCGATAGGTGCTTTCCGGACGCAGCACAAGAATCCCGCCTTCGGGTGCCTTCAGATAAGATTTGGAAAGCGGCGGCTTATGATAGGGAATATCCTGCTCATCATTGATAAGGACGATCTCACCCGAATAGCCTTCCTGTCTCAGACTGATTGCTGCCTGCGAACCTGCATGTCCAGCGCCAATAATAATGCATCTGTTTTCCATAGGATCTCCGGAATTTTCCCGCGCATCATAATCATGAGACAGGCGGTCGCGTGGCGAATTCGTCACGGATTCACACCTTAATTGCATGCCTCCTCATTTTTTTAAACATTTAGTTTGACCGATCGGTCAGATTGTTTAGTAAGTTTTTTGCTTCAGCACGCAGCCTACCCCCAGCAGCCAGCCAGGAGCCTCCACTTGAAACGATATTGGTCAGAATATACGAGCGAGGCATTCTCCCGCCTGGAGCGCGATAAAATCGTAGCAGTTCTGCCCGTTGGCGCGATCGAACAGCACGGACCACATCTGCCTCTGGCAGTGGATGCAGCTATTGTGGACGGTATGGTGAAAGAAACAATCGCCCTCCTTCCCGATGAAAGCAAAGTGCTGTTCCTGCCAACGCAAGCTATCGGCAAAAGCAACGAGCACAGCCTTTATCCCGGCACACTGACATTCTCGGCAGAAACGCTCATTCGCATGTGGTGTGAAATTGGCGCCTGCGTTGCTGCAAGCGGCGTTCGCAAAATGGCGCTGCTGAACAGCCATGGCGGCCAGATCACGGTGATGGACATTGTGGCGCGCGAATTGCGTATCAAACACAATATGATGGTTTTCAGCGTCAACTGGTTTGGCCTCGGAATGCCTGAAGGCGTTTATAGCGAGCACGATCTCAAGCACGGCATTCATGCCGGCGACATGGAAACCTCTGTCATGCTCGAATTCCACCCGGATCTGGTGGATATGTCGAAGGCGCAGAATTTCCGCACACTAACCGAAACATTTGCTTCTGATTACAAGCATCTTTCGCTGAGCGGTGGCGCAAAGCCAGCATGGCAGGTGCAGGACATCAACGCTCACGGCGCTGCTGGCGACGCATCGATTGCCACCGCTAAAAAAGGCCGCAAGACCATCGACTTTGCTGCCGAGCGCCTGGTCGAGGTGCTGACCGAGATCGAACGAGCGCCACTCTCGTGGCTCGATAATCAACCTGCCTGGTAAGGACGATGAGCGTGGCCCCCAACTCGCAAACCCCATCTTCCCTGATCGATATCAACGGCGTCTATAAGCAATATGGAACAGGCGTCATTGCGGTCAGTGATATGTCGCTCAAGATCGAACAAGGTCAGTTCGTAAGCTTCCTCGGCCCGTCAGGTTGCGGCAAGAGTACAGCACTTCGCATGATTGCAGGCCTTGAATCCATTTCGGCAGGCAACATTCACGTCAATGGCCATGCACCGGGCAAAGGCCCCATTGGTGCGCAGGACATCGGCTTTGTGTTTCAGGAGCCTACCTTGATGCCGTGGGCCAGCGTTTTCGACAATGTCTATTTGCCGCTCCGTCTTTCTGGCATTTCGCGCAAGGAGGCCTCGCTGCGCGTGGAAGAAGTGCTGACGCAGGTCGGCCTCTCCCGCTTCGCCAACGCCTTTCCGCGCGAACTTTCGGGCGGCATGAAAATGCGCGTTTCTATTGCCCGCGCACTGGTCACGCGTCCGCGTCTGCTGTTGATGGATGAGCCTTTTGCGGCGCTCGATGAAATGACGCGTTTCAAACTCAACAATGATGTTTTGCGGCTATGGCAGGAACACGGCCTGACCGTGGTCTTCGTCACGCACAGCGTTTATGAGTCCGTCTATCTCTCAAACCGCGTCATCGTCATGGCCGCACGCCCCGGACGCGTCGTTGCCGATATTGCTATTGAAGGCAGCTATCCGCGCGCTGAAAACTTCCGCACCACGGAAGCTTACGCAAAGGATTGCGCGCGCGTTTCCGATGCACTCACCGC contains the following coding sequences:
- a CDS encoding creatininase family protein encodes the protein MKRYWSEYTSEAFSRLERDKIVAVLPVGAIEQHGPHLPLAVDAAIVDGMVKETIALLPDESKVLFLPTQAIGKSNEHSLYPGTLTFSAETLIRMWCEIGACVAASGVRKMALLNSHGGQITVMDIVARELRIKHNMMVFSVNWFGLGMPEGVYSEHDLKHGIHAGDMETSVMLEFHPDLVDMSKAQNFRTLTETFASDYKHLSLSGGAKPAWQVQDINAHGAAGDASIATAKKGRKTIDFAAERLVEVLTEIERAPLSWLDNQPAW
- a CDS encoding ABC transporter ATP-binding protein translates to MSVAPNSQTPSSLIDINGVYKQYGTGVIAVSDMSLKIEQGQFVSFLGPSGCGKSTALRMIAGLESISAGNIHVNGHAPGKGPIGAQDIGFVFQEPTLMPWASVFDNVYLPLRLSGISRKEASLRVEEVLTQVGLSRFANAFPRELSGGMKMRVSIARALVTRPRLLLMDEPFAALDEMTRFKLNNDVLRLWQEHGLTVVFVTHSVYESVYLSNRVIVMAARPGRVVADIAIEGSYPRAENFRTTEAYAKDCARVSDALTATLSSQDIDH